The following proteins are encoded in a genomic region of Natrinema sp. DC36:
- a CDS encoding DNA-binding protein, producing the protein MSGSPDEEKLEELRQKKMEQLQDRADAQGEGDQEAAQQQADAQKKAVLRQHLTDEARKRLNTVKMSKPQFGEQVERQVVSLARSGRIQGKIDDDKMKQLLKELKPDSQSFDIQRR; encoded by the coding sequence ATGAGTGGCTCACCGGACGAGGAAAAACTCGAGGAGCTTCGACAGAAGAAAATGGAGCAGCTACAGGACCGCGCCGACGCGCAGGGTGAGGGCGATCAGGAGGCGGCCCAGCAGCAGGCCGATGCCCAGAAGAAAGCCGTGCTGCGCCAGCACCTGACCGACGAGGCCCGCAAGCGGCTCAACACGGTCAAGATGAGCAAGCCCCAGTTCGGCGAGCAGGTCGAGCGCCAGGTCGTCAGTCTCGCCCGGAGCGGCCGCATCCAGGGCAAGATCGACGACGACAAGATGAAACAGCTCCTCAAGGAGCTGAAGCCGGACTCCCAGAGCTTCGATATCCAGCGCCGGTAA
- a CDS encoding site-2 protease family protein: MDDVDRSGFGAANRGGRSLEDGPPIDRIETVFAVYEARQEDGQIVYYGDPLTHPEQVLRELWPVFHERGYDVDLERRHGEYAIVAEPSSVGIDGIPWTNIVLFLLTVGSTLFAGSFWYQLDPISDPGVIWQAWPFTAAILGVLVVHEMGHYVASRYYQVDASLPYFIPVPTLIGTMGAVITLKGRMPNRKALFDIGAAGPLAGLVATVVVTVIGLHLPPVSVDPALLQNPDAVRIELGYPPLLELLAAGFDQPLYRNDPTTGVNPVVIGAWVGMLVTFLNLMPVGQLDGGHILRAMAGELQETIAAIVPGALFALAAYLYYVDGHSVNTVFVWILWGLLTAWAASRGPATPIRDEPLGRGRFLLGTVTFGLGLLCFMPIPVVIVG; the protein is encoded by the coding sequence ATGGACGACGTCGACCGGTCCGGATTCGGCGCGGCGAACCGGGGCGGCCGCTCGCTCGAGGACGGGCCGCCGATCGATCGGATCGAGACGGTGTTCGCGGTTTACGAAGCGCGTCAGGAAGACGGGCAGATCGTCTACTACGGCGATCCGTTGACACACCCGGAGCAGGTGCTTCGAGAACTCTGGCCGGTCTTTCACGAACGCGGGTACGACGTCGATCTCGAGCGGCGTCACGGCGAGTACGCGATCGTGGCCGAGCCGTCCAGCGTGGGAATCGACGGGATCCCCTGGACGAACATCGTGCTGTTCCTGTTGACGGTCGGGTCGACGCTGTTCGCGGGCTCGTTCTGGTATCAACTCGATCCGATCTCCGATCCGGGCGTGATCTGGCAGGCCTGGCCGTTCACGGCGGCTATTCTGGGGGTGCTCGTCGTTCACGAGATGGGCCACTACGTCGCGAGCCGCTACTATCAGGTCGACGCTTCCTTGCCCTACTTCATCCCGGTGCCGACGCTCATCGGGACGATGGGGGCGGTCATCACCCTGAAAGGCCGAATGCCGAATCGGAAGGCGCTGTTCGACATCGGCGCTGCCGGCCCGCTGGCCGGGCTGGTCGCGACGGTCGTCGTGACTGTGATCGGACTTCACCTGCCCCCGGTTTCGGTCGACCCCGCGTTACTCCAAAACCCCGACGCGGTTCGGATCGAACTGGGCTATCCGCCGCTGCTCGAGTTGCTCGCGGCGGGGTTCGACCAGCCGCTGTACCGGAACGACCCGACGACCGGGGTGAACCCGGTCGTCATCGGCGCGTGGGTCGGGATGCTCGTCACCTTCCTCAACCTGATGCCGGTCGGCCAACTCGACGGCGGCCACATCCTCCGGGCGATGGCCGGCGAGTTGCAGGAGACGATCGCGGCGATAGTCCCGGGCGCGCTGTTCGCGCTCGCAGCGTACCTCTACTACGTCGACGGGCACAGCGTGAACACGGTCTTCGTCTGGATCCTCTGGGGGCTGTTGACGGCGTGGGCCGCGTCGAGAGGACCGGCGACGCCGATCCGAGACGAGCCGCTCGGCCGCGGTCGGTTCCTCCTCGGGACCGTGACGTTCGGCCTCGGGCTGCTCTGTTTCATGCCGATCCCGGTCGTGATCGTGGGATGA
- a CDS encoding 30S ribosomal protein S19e — translation MATMYDVPADDLIEALADDLADRLEEPDWGAFAKSGVANELPPEQDDFWATRAASLLRKVADRGPVGVERLSTEYGGAKGGSNRYQVAPDKRTDGSKNLIRTILQQLEEEDLVETAEGEGRRITAEGRSLLDDTAGQVLEELDRPELERYA, via the coding sequence ATGGCTACGATGTACGACGTTCCGGCGGACGACCTCATCGAGGCGCTCGCCGACGATCTCGCGGATCGACTCGAGGAACCGGACTGGGGCGCGTTCGCCAAAAGCGGCGTCGCCAACGAACTTCCGCCCGAACAGGACGACTTCTGGGCGACCCGCGCCGCGAGTCTCCTGCGCAAGGTCGCCGATCGCGGTCCCGTCGGCGTCGAACGACTCTCGACGGAGTACGGCGGCGCGAAGGGCGGTTCGAACCGCTATCAGGTCGCCCCCGACAAGCGCACCGACGGCTCGAAGAACCTGATCCGGACCATCCTCCAGCAGCTCGAGGAGGAAGATCTCGTCGAGACCGCCGAGGGCGAGGGTCGCCGAATCACCGCCGAGGGACGGAGCCTGCTCGACGACACCGCCGGTCAGGTTCTCGAGGAGCTCGACCGTCCGGAACTCGAGCGCTACGCCTAA
- the lysS gene encoding lysine--tRNA ligase has product MSADGDADGNTTDAPESDAISPYTLQREEASETRHAFWADTVADRVEKRNPDEPIVVKGGISPSGVPHLGNVNEIMRGYFVAEVLRDRGHEVRQVFTADDRDPLRKLPRTLCDLEGNLVDLGEVDAGALGRNLGAPYTDIPDPFGCCDSYGDHFATIIQNSADAVDVPIDLVSNTELYESGEFEAVTRFVLEHRERARDVLSKYQDTVDADGDYVPFNPICEECGKLTETVTSVDLAAGEAGTVDYRCTDMDAGNQTIDGCGHEGTATLREGKLPWRFEWPAQWQLLGVDFEPFGKDHAEGSWPSGQDVARNVLEIEPPVPMVYEWFTLEGEPFSSSEGNVILVSDVLELLEPEVLRYFFAKDPAKARDFSIERLDQLVDEFDRLEAVYFGEVEASEDERAFAERVYPFVVEEPRKERIRLPYTFAAVLGMTDDPDLREEIARREGHIPDDAPEWAVDGALERVEQARNWARRTGNEFDYELKRTAIPEHDFDADTEAALSELADFIEEGHEPDEIQGEIYETARRHDVDVGDFFAAGYRLFFDETQGPKLGSFLAKVDREFVVGRLRRER; this is encoded by the coding sequence ATGAGTGCCGACGGCGACGCTGACGGAAACACGACCGACGCGCCGGAATCAGACGCGATCAGTCCCTATACGCTCCAGCGCGAGGAAGCGAGCGAGACGCGACACGCGTTCTGGGCGGACACGGTCGCGGATCGGGTAGAAAAGCGGAACCCGGACGAACCGATCGTCGTCAAGGGCGGCATCTCGCCCTCCGGGGTCCCCCACCTCGGCAACGTCAACGAGATCATGCGCGGCTACTTCGTCGCCGAGGTGCTGCGCGACCGGGGCCACGAGGTTCGACAGGTATTCACCGCCGACGACCGCGACCCCCTTCGAAAGCTTCCCCGAACGCTCTGTGACCTCGAGGGGAACCTCGTCGATCTCGGCGAGGTCGACGCCGGCGCGCTCGGCCGGAATCTCGGCGCGCCCTACACTGACATCCCGGATCCCTTCGGCTGCTGTGACTCCTACGGCGACCACTTCGCGACGATTATTCAGAACAGCGCCGACGCCGTCGACGTCCCGATCGACCTCGTCTCCAACACCGAGCTGTACGAGTCCGGCGAGTTCGAGGCGGTTACGCGGTTCGTCCTCGAGCACCGGGAGCGCGCACGCGATGTCCTCTCGAAGTATCAGGACACGGTCGACGCGGACGGCGACTACGTCCCGTTCAACCCGATCTGCGAGGAGTGTGGCAAGCTCACCGAGACGGTCACGAGCGTCGATTTAGCTGCCGGCGAGGCCGGGACCGTCGACTACCGCTGTACCGACATGGACGCGGGCAACCAGACGATCGACGGCTGCGGCCACGAGGGCACCGCGACGCTGCGCGAGGGGAAACTCCCCTGGCGCTTCGAGTGGCCCGCGCAGTGGCAGCTCCTCGGCGTCGACTTCGAGCCCTTCGGCAAAGACCACGCCGAGGGCTCATGGCCCAGCGGCCAGGACGTCGCCCGGAACGTCCTCGAGATCGAACCGCCGGTCCCGATGGTCTACGAGTGGTTCACCCTCGAGGGGGAGCCCTTTTCCTCCTCGGAGGGGAACGTCATCCTCGTCTCCGACGTGCTGGAACTGCTCGAGCCCGAGGTCCTGCGCTACTTCTTCGCGAAGGACCCCGCGAAAGCGCGGGACTTCAGCATCGAACGGCTGGACCAGCTGGTCGACGAGTTCGACCGGCTCGAGGCGGTCTACTTCGGCGAGGTCGAGGCCAGCGAGGACGAGCGGGCGTTCGCCGAGCGCGTCTACCCGTTCGTCGTTGAGGAACCGCGCAAGGAGCGCATCCGGCTTCCGTATACCTTCGCCGCCGTACTCGGGATGACCGACGATCCCGACCTGCGCGAGGAAATCGCGCGCCGCGAAGGTCACATTCCCGACGACGCGCCCGAGTGGGCCGTCGACGGGGCGCTCGAGCGCGTCGAGCAGGCCCGCAACTGGGCGCGCCGGACGGGCAACGAGTTCGACTACGAGCTCAAGCGGACCGCGATTCCGGAGCACGACTTCGACGCGGACACCGAGGCCGCGCTCTCGGAACTCGCAGACTTCATCGAGGAAGGCCACGAGCCCGACGAAATTCAGGGCGAGATCTACGAGACCGCGAGGCGTCACGATGTCGATGTCGGCGACTTCTTCGCGGCGGGCTACCGACTGTTCTTCGACGAGACGCAGGGACCGAAGCTCGGCTCCTTCCTCGCGAAGGTCGACCGGGAGTTCGTCGTCGGCCGGCTGCGGCGGGAACGCTGA
- a CDS encoding CapA family protein, which produces MSLRIGFTGDVMLGRLVDDRQRSRSVGAVWGTALERLRELDGLVINLECVLSTRGREWQRTHRPFHFRADPEWAIPALERAGVDICALANNHVLDYEEVALRDTIEALDEAGIGHAGAGETIDEALEPAVRTIGGSSAGDDEPKPNADSDSGLDIAVVSVTDNTPEYAADEDSPGTARIEMAVDDSDTRRLVSDALERARETHPDLLVASLHWGPNMVTEPPESFREFGRWLIEDGVDIVHGHSAHVFQGIEVHEGRPIVYDAGDFVDDYRVDDELRNDRSFLFVLAVTPDGQPTELRLQPTEIDDCAVREADPEAATWSRERIRELSEPFGTEFDRDGDGLVLSLEA; this is translated from the coding sequence ATGTCCCTTCGAATCGGCTTCACGGGCGACGTAATGCTCGGGCGGCTCGTCGACGACCGTCAACGCAGTCGATCCGTCGGTGCGGTCTGGGGGACCGCCCTCGAGCGCCTTCGCGAACTGGATGGTTTGGTGATAAACCTCGAGTGCGTGCTCTCGACGCGAGGGCGAGAGTGGCAACGCACTCACCGTCCGTTTCACTTCCGAGCCGATCCCGAATGGGCGATTCCGGCGCTCGAGCGTGCGGGCGTCGACATCTGCGCGCTGGCGAACAATCACGTCCTCGACTACGAGGAGGTCGCGCTGCGAGACACTATCGAGGCGCTCGACGAAGCGGGGATCGGCCACGCGGGTGCCGGCGAGACGATCGACGAGGCGCTCGAGCCCGCGGTTCGGACGATCGGCGGCTCCAGCGCCGGCGACGATGAACCGAAACCGAACGCGGACAGCGACAGTGGACTCGATATCGCGGTCGTCTCTGTTACCGACAACACGCCGGAGTACGCGGCCGACGAGGACTCACCGGGGACGGCCCGGATCGAAATGGCTGTCGACGATTCTGACACGCGGCGGCTCGTATCGGATGCGCTCGAACGCGCACGCGAGACGCATCCCGATCTGCTAGTCGCCTCGCTGCACTGGGGGCCGAACATGGTCACGGAGCCGCCCGAGTCGTTCCGGGAGTTCGGCCGCTGGCTGATCGAGGACGGCGTCGACATCGTTCACGGTCACAGCGCGCACGTCTTTCAGGGGATCGAAGTCCACGAGGGCCGGCCGATCGTCTACGACGCGGGGGATTTCGTCGACGACTATCGGGTCGACGACGAGTTGCGGAACGACCGGAGTTTTCTGTTCGTCCTCGCGGTGACGCCGGACGGGCAGCCGACCGAACTCCGATTGCAGCCGACCGAGATCGACGACTGTGCGGTGCGCGAGGCGGACCCGGAAGCCGCTACGTGGTCCCGCGAGCGGATACGCGAGCTCTCGGAGCCGTTCGGAACCGAGTTCGACCGCGACGGCGACGGGCTCGTCCTGTCGCTCGAGGCGTAG
- a CDS encoding asparagine synthase-related protein — MELGLLYSGGKDSTLAALLLEEFYDVTLLTAHFGISDDWKHARETADAAGFAFERLECDPDVAREAADRIREDGFPRNGIQLVHTHALERLAGRSFDAIADGTRRDDRVPTVSRAQAQSLEDRHNVDYIAPLSGFGRSAVDRLVAARLDVTVGPSEEIDRADYEAELRALIADEDGPAAIAECFPDHDQTYVTKVR, encoded by the coding sequence ATGGAACTCGGACTGCTCTACAGCGGCGGTAAAGACTCGACGCTCGCGGCGCTCTTGCTCGAGGAGTTCTACGACGTGACGCTGCTGACGGCGCACTTCGGCATCAGTGACGACTGGAAACATGCCCGCGAGACGGCCGACGCCGCCGGGTTCGCGTTCGAACGCCTCGAGTGCGATCCGGACGTCGCCCGCGAGGCCGCCGATCGGATCCGCGAGGACGGCTTCCCCCGAAACGGGATCCAGCTGGTCCATACGCACGCCCTGGAGCGGCTCGCGGGTCGATCGTTCGACGCGATCGCCGACGGCACTCGCCGCGACGATCGCGTCCCGACGGTGTCGCGGGCGCAAGCCCAGAGCCTCGAGGACCGTCACAACGTCGACTACATCGCGCCGCTGTCGGGCTTTGGCCGGTCGGCCGTCGATCGACTCGTCGCGGCGCGCCTGGACGTGACCGTCGGGCCGAGCGAGGAGATCGACAGGGCCGATTACGAGGCGGAGCTCCGCGCGCTCATCGCGGACGAAGACGGCCCGGCGGCGATCGCGGAGTGTTTCCCTGATCACGACCAGACGTACGTGACGAAGGTGCGGTGA
- a CDS encoding molybdopterin synthase: MHVLGVRDGGADGDALEAVVDRTVDRLSERGRVGVVRYDSTIADGAYARESITFGGDVTYDLGVDGDWLASGTGLSVGGALDGLATDCEYAVVAGTPTLRYPSIVVGSADVERELTGDVIATVDDPGDLELDAVVAAVESAEPHETLESLVARIKRSPRADRAGAIATFTGRVRAKDGADDARTQHLEFEKYEGVADERMAALEADLEARDGVFDVALYHRTGVVEDGEDIVFVVVLAGHREEAFRTVEDGINRLKDEVPLFKKEVTVEDEFWVHDRP; this comes from the coding sequence ATGCACGTACTGGGTGTTCGCGACGGGGGAGCGGACGGCGACGCGCTCGAGGCGGTCGTCGATCGAACCGTCGACCGTCTCTCCGAGCGAGGTCGCGTCGGAGTCGTCAGGTACGATTCGACGATCGCCGACGGAGCGTACGCGCGCGAATCCATCACCTTCGGCGGGGACGTCACCTACGACCTCGGAGTCGACGGCGACTGGCTCGCCTCCGGGACGGGGCTGTCGGTCGGCGGCGCGCTCGACGGGCTGGCGACCGACTGCGAGTACGCGGTCGTCGCCGGCACGCCGACGCTGCGCTATCCCTCGATCGTCGTGGGATCGGCCGACGTCGAGCGCGAGCTGACCGGTGACGTCATCGCGACCGTCGACGACCCCGGCGACCTCGAGCTCGATGCCGTGGTGGCGGCCGTCGAGTCGGCCGAACCTCACGAGACCCTCGAGTCGCTGGTGGCACGCATCAAACGGTCGCCGCGGGCCGACAGGGCGGGTGCGATCGCGACCTTCACTGGCCGCGTCCGCGCGAAAGACGGCGCGGACGACGCGCGCACCCAGCACCTCGAGTTCGAAAAGTACGAGGGCGTCGCCGACGAGCGGATGGCGGCCCTCGAGGCGGATCTCGAGGCTCGAGACGGCGTCTTCGACGTCGCACTCTACCACCGGACGGGTGTCGTCGAGGACGGCGAGGATATCGTTTTCGTCGTCGTCCTCGCCGGCCACCGCGAGGAGGCGTTTCGGACCGTCGAAGACGGGATCAACCGCCTGAAAGACGAGGTACCGCTCTTCAAGAAGGAAGTCACGGTCGAGGACGAGTTCTGGGTCCACGATCGTCCGTGA
- the pyrH gene encoding UMP kinase, which produces MKVVVSIGGSVLVPEPGGDRVAEHAAVIEELIAEGCRIGAVVGGGGVAREYISAARELGANEIELDQLGIDVTRLNARLLIAALSEESVTAPALDYEEASEALRRDDICVMGGVAPAQTTDAVGAALAEYIDADLLVYATSVPGVYSADPNEDDDATKYDQLTATELVDVIAGLEMNAGASAPVDLLAAKIIERSGMRTIVLDGTDPDRIARAVRHGDHEGTDVIPDGAGEEPTYWANDEQ; this is translated from the coding sequence ATGAAAGTGGTCGTCTCTATCGGCGGGAGCGTCCTCGTTCCCGAACCCGGCGGGGATCGGGTCGCCGAACACGCTGCCGTCATCGAAGAGCTCATCGCGGAGGGCTGTCGGATCGGTGCCGTCGTCGGCGGTGGCGGCGTCGCCCGCGAGTACATCTCGGCCGCTCGAGAGCTCGGCGCGAACGAGATCGAACTCGATCAGCTGGGAATCGACGTCACCCGACTCAACGCCCGGCTACTCATCGCCGCGCTGAGCGAGGAGTCCGTGACCGCACCGGCCCTCGATTACGAGGAAGCGAGCGAGGCACTCCGCCGGGACGACATCTGCGTCATGGGCGGGGTCGCACCGGCCCAGACCACTGACGCCGTCGGAGCCGCCCTCGCGGAGTATATCGACGCCGACCTGCTCGTCTACGCGACGAGCGTTCCCGGCGTCTACAGCGCCGACCCGAACGAAGACGACGACGCGACCAAGTACGATCAGCTCACCGCCACGGAGCTGGTCGACGTCATCGCCGGCCTCGAGATGAACGCCGGCGCGTCCGCCCCCGTCGACCTGCTGGCGGCGAAGATCATCGAGCGCTCGGGGATGCGCACCATCGTCCTCGACGGAACGGATCCCGACCGGATCGCCCGTGCGGTTCGTCACGGCGATCACGAGGGAACGGACGTCATCCCCGACGGTGCCGGCGAAGAACCGACCTACTGGGCGAACGACGAGCAATGA
- the thiL gene encoding thiamine-phosphate kinase — protein sequence MDERAALGLLSDELAAAGDDAAVVDGLVVTTDMLHERTDFPNGTTRYTAGWRAVGASLSDVAAMGAEATAAVAAYAAPEFDRDELLDFVRGASDVCERVGTEYVGGDLDGHDEFTVATTAIGRTDEPVPRSGARPGDIVCVTGTLGRSAAALEYFERAAERAGDGDRLRERANDLFRFEPRIETGRALAPHASAMMDSSDGLARSLHQLAEASGCGFAIDSDRLPIDDSIRDVTDSDDEALELATTFGEDFELVATLPEDALAAVRETADVSLSVIGVVCEAEDGLTMDGEPLSDRGYTHG from the coding sequence ATGGACGAACGCGCCGCCCTGGGGTTGCTATCGGACGAACTCGCGGCGGCCGGCGACGACGCGGCCGTCGTCGACGGGCTGGTCGTGACGACGGACATGCTCCACGAGCGGACGGACTTTCCGAACGGAACGACACGCTACACGGCCGGCTGGCGCGCCGTCGGCGCGTCCCTCTCGGACGTGGCGGCGATGGGTGCCGAAGCCACGGCCGCCGTCGCCGCCTACGCCGCGCCCGAATTCGACCGCGACGAACTGCTCGACTTCGTTCGCGGGGCGAGCGACGTCTGCGAGCGCGTCGGGACCGAGTACGTGGGGGGAGATCTAGACGGCCACGACGAGTTCACCGTCGCGACGACCGCCATCGGGCGCACCGACGAGCCCGTTCCGCGGAGCGGCGCTCGGCCTGGTGACATCGTCTGCGTGACCGGCACGCTCGGCCGGAGCGCGGCCGCGCTCGAGTACTTCGAGCGCGCCGCCGAACGCGCCGGCGACGGGGACCGGCTCCGCGAGCGGGCGAACGACCTCTTTCGGTTCGAGCCCCGAATCGAGACCGGCCGGGCGCTGGCACCCCACGCGAGCGCGATGATGGACTCGAGCGACGGGCTCGCCCGCTCGCTCCACCAGCTCGCCGAGGCCAGCGGCTGCGGGTTCGCGATCGACTCCGACCGGCTCCCGATCGACGACAGCATCCGCGACGTGACGGACAGTGACGACGAGGCGCTCGAGCTCGCGACGACGTTCGGCGAGGATTTCGAACTCGTCGCGACGCTTCCCGAGGACGCGCTGGCGGCGGTACGAGAGACGGCCGACGTATCGCTGTCGGTGATCGGTGTCGTGTGCGAAGCCGAGGACGGACTCACGATGGACGGCGAGCCGCTCTCGGATCGGGGCTATACGCACGGCTGA